The Pseudomonas eucalypticola genome has a window encoding:
- a CDS encoding peroxiredoxin, translated as MAVEIGQPVADFEAPATGEQSIRLSALKGRQVVIYFYPKDSTPGCTTQGQGFRDQHEAFKAANTEVFGVSRDGLKSHENFKGKQGFTFDLISDKDEALCQLFDVIKLKKLYGKEYLGVDRSTFLIDKDGVLRQQWRGVKVPGHVDAVLAAAQELAQG; from the coding sequence ATGGCAGTTGAAATCGGCCAGCCGGTCGCGGACTTCGAAGCGCCGGCCACCGGCGAGCAGTCCATTCGCCTGAGCGCCCTGAAGGGCCGCCAGGTGGTGATCTACTTCTACCCCAAGGACAGCACCCCGGGCTGCACCACCCAGGGCCAGGGCTTCCGCGACCAGCACGAAGCCTTCAAGGCCGCCAACACCGAAGTGTTCGGCGTGTCGCGTGACGGCCTCAAGTCCCATGAGAACTTCAAGGGCAAGCAGGGCTTCACCTTTGATCTGATCAGCGACAAGGACGAGGCCCTGTGCCAACTGTTCGACGTGATCAAGCTCAAGAAGCTGTATGGCAAGGAATACCTGGGCGTGGACCGCAGCACCTTCCTCATAGACAAGGACGGTGTGCTGCGCCAGCAATGGCGTGGCGTGAAGGTGCCAGGGCATGTGGATGCAGTGTTGGCCGCGGCACAGGAATTGGCCCAGGGCTAG
- the bamC gene encoding outer membrane protein assembly factor BamC, which yields MKRLVGLSALAVVISSTSGCSWLWGENGYFRDRGSDYLEARQTAPMQTPPDVQVTKRLDPLLPIPRNVADEAQRSGEYEVPRPLPLQASQEATDYTLQKNGESRWILSAHPPAETWPVAHQFFEDNGFRIADERPQTGEFTTSWQRFDELSAAMAKRLQGAASNGDGEARVRVRIEPGVQRNTSEVYVTTVSRPAGSSADVDFPKMPGNSGTDLALVDEVLASMTRSAQKGGSVSLLAARDFDAPSRVALSEDGSGNPVLNVGSDLDRAWSSVGRALDHGQWKVEDINRSLGLYYINLAEKPVKKDDQPGFFSRLFGSEPSKEEVEARAERYQVRLSKVGENVQVTVEKNINTVAPADVARRVLSVIQDNLG from the coding sequence ATGAAGCGATTGGTCGGTCTTTCCGCCCTTGCCGTGGTGATTTCGAGCACCAGCGGTTGCAGTTGGCTGTGGGGCGAAAACGGTTACTTCCGTGACCGTGGCAGTGATTACCTTGAGGCCCGTCAGACGGCGCCCATGCAGACGCCGCCCGATGTGCAGGTGACCAAGCGCCTGGATCCGCTGTTGCCGATCCCGCGCAACGTCGCCGACGAAGCCCAGCGCAGCGGCGAATATGAAGTTCCGCGCCCGCTGCCGTTGCAGGCCAGCCAGGAAGCTACCGACTACACCTTGCAGAAGAATGGCGAGTCGCGCTGGATTCTGTCCGCGCACCCGCCGGCCGAAACCTGGCCGGTGGCCCACCAGTTCTTTGAAGACAACGGTTTCCGCATCGCCGACGAGCGCCCGCAGACCGGTGAGTTCACCACCAGCTGGCAGCGTTTCGATGAATTGTCCGCCGCCATGGCCAAGCGCTTGCAAGGCGCGGCTAGCAACGGCGACGGCGAAGCCCGTGTGCGTGTGCGCATCGAGCCCGGCGTGCAACGCAACACCAGCGAAGTCTACGTGACCACCGTGTCGCGCCCGGCCGGCAGCAGCGCCGATGTCGACTTCCCGAAAATGCCTGGCAACAGCGGCACCGACCTGGCCCTGGTCGACGAGGTGCTGGCCAGCATGACCCGCAGCGCCCAGAAGGGTGGTTCGGTATCGCTGCTCGCGGCCCGTGATTTCGATGCCCCTAGCCGCGTCGCCCTGAGCGAAGACGGCAGTGGCAACCCGGTGCTCAACGTCGGCTCCGACCTGGACCGCGCCTGGTCCAGCGTGGGGCGCGCCCTGGACCACGGCCAGTGGAAGGTGGAAGACATCAACCGCAGCCTGGGCCTGTACTACATCAACCTGGCGGAAAAACCCGTCAAGAAGGATGACCAGCCTGGCTTCTTCAGCCGCCTGTTCGGCAGCGAGCCGAGCAAGGAAGAGGTCGAAGCCCGTGCCGAGCGTTATCAGGTGCGCCTGAGCAAGGTGGGCGAGAACGTCCAGGTCACCGTCGAGAAGAACATCAACACCGTGGCCCCGGCTGACGTCGCCCGCCGTGTGTTGAGCGTGATCCAGGACAACCTGGGTTAA
- a CDS encoding glycine cleavage system protein R, with protein sequence MSTPTVREQFLVISALGPNPMELTNVLCRASHDSRCSVVTSRLTRHGEYSALVLQVSGNWDALARLETSLGSLAKKHGFTVNLVRSATLESRPMSLPYVAYVSSVYRSDIINELCQFFIDHNVELENLTCDTYQAPQTGGTMLNATFTVTLPAGVQISWLRDQFLDFADALNLDALIEPWRPQNPM encoded by the coding sequence ATGTCCACCCCCACAGTTCGCGAACAATTCCTTGTCATCAGTGCCCTTGGCCCTAACCCCATGGAGCTGACCAACGTGCTGTGCCGTGCCAGCCACGACAGCCGTTGCTCCGTGGTGACCTCGCGCCTGACCCGCCACGGCGAGTACAGCGCCCTGGTGCTGCAGGTGTCGGGCAACTGGGACGCCCTGGCGCGCCTGGAAACCAGCCTCGGCTCGCTGGCCAAGAAGCACGGCTTCACCGTCAACCTGGTGCGCAGCGCCACGCTGGAAAGCCGCCCCATGTCGCTGCCCTACGTGGCGTACGTCAGCTCGGTGTACCGCTCGGACATCATCAACGAGCTGTGCCAGTTCTTCATCGACCACAACGTGGAACTGGAGAACCTGACCTGCGACACCTACCAGGCCCCGCAGACCGGCGGCACCATGCTCAACGCCACCTTTACCGTGACCCTGCCGGCCGGCGTGCAGATCAGCTGGCTGCGCGACCAGTTCCTGGACTTCGCCGACGCCCTGAACCTGGACGCGCTCATCGAGCCGTGGCGCCCACAGAACCCCATGTAA
- a CDS encoding AI-2E family transporter — translation MFKVLRDWIQRYFSDEQAVVLTVLLVLAFTAVLTLGGMLAPVLAGMVLAFLMQGLVTGLERLRVPSGLAVGLVFALFMGALAVFMLVLVPLLWHQFITLFNELPGMLGKWQSLLLLLPERYPHLVSDEQVLQAIEAARGEIGKFGQWALTFSLSSLPLLVNIMIYFVLVPILVFFFLKDRVMIAQWVKGYLPRERALITRVGQEMNRQIANYIRGKVIEIIICGVATYIAFVALGLNYAALLALLVGLSVVVPYVGAVVVTVPVTLIALFQWGWGDQFIYLMVVYGIIQTLDGNVLVPLLFAGAVNLHPVAIICAVLLFGGLWGFWGIFFAIPLATLFKAVLDAWPRNEPQVAPIL, via the coding sequence ATGTTCAAAGTGCTTCGCGACTGGATACAGCGTTACTTCTCGGATGAACAGGCGGTAGTACTCACGGTCCTGCTGGTGCTGGCATTCACCGCCGTGCTGACCTTGGGCGGCATGTTGGCGCCGGTGCTGGCGGGCATGGTCCTGGCGTTCCTGATGCAAGGCCTGGTCACGGGGCTGGAGCGTCTGCGGGTGCCCTCGGGCCTCGCCGTGGGGCTGGTGTTCGCACTGTTCATGGGCGCCCTGGCGGTGTTCATGCTGGTGCTGGTGCCCTTGCTGTGGCACCAGTTCATCACGTTGTTCAACGAACTACCCGGCATGCTCGGCAAATGGCAGTCGTTGCTGTTGCTGCTGCCCGAGCGCTACCCGCACTTGGTGTCCGACGAGCAGGTACTGCAGGCCATCGAAGCGGCGCGCGGCGAGATCGGCAAGTTCGGCCAATGGGCCCTGACGTTCTCGCTGTCGAGCCTGCCGTTGCTGGTCAACATCATGATCTATTTCGTGCTGGTGCCGATCCTGGTGTTCTTCTTCCTCAAGGACCGGGTCATGATCGCCCAGTGGGTCAAGGGTTACCTGCCCCGCGAGCGCGCGCTGATCACCCGTGTGGGCCAGGAAATGAACCGCCAGATCGCCAACTACATTCGCGGCAAGGTGATCGAAATCATCATTTGCGGCGTAGCCACCTACATCGCCTTCGTGGCCCTGGGGCTCAACTATGCGGCGCTGTTGGCGTTGCTGGTGGGCTTGTCGGTGGTGGTGCCCTACGTGGGCGCGGTGGTGGTGACGGTGCCGGTCACCTTGATTGCCCTGTTCCAATGGGGCTGGGGTGACCAGTTCATCTACCTGATGGTGGTGTACGGCATCATCCAGACCCTGGACGGCAACGTGCTGGTGCCCTTGCTGTTCGCCGGCGCGGTGAACCTGCACCCCGTAGCGATCATCTGCGCGGTGCTGCTGTTTGGCGGGTTGTGGGGCTTCTGGGGGATCTTCTTCGCCATCCCGTTGGCGACGCTGTTCAAGGCGGTGCTGGATGCGTGGCCGCGCAATGAGCCGCAGGTGGCGCCGATCCTGTAG
- a CDS encoding sulfurtransferase TusA family protein produces MTDAVPCDAELDASGLNCPLPLLKAKMELNRLQAGAVLKVIATDAGSQRDFQTFARLAGHALLHETVQGGVYTYWLRKA; encoded by the coding sequence ATGACCGACGCCGTACCCTGTGACGCCGAGCTCGATGCCAGCGGTCTCAATTGCCCATTGCCATTGCTCAAGGCCAAGATGGAGCTCAATCGGCTCCAGGCCGGGGCGGTGCTGAAAGTGATTGCCACCGATGCCGGTTCCCAGCGCGATTTTCAGACCTTCGCCCGGTTGGCAGGTCATGCGCTGTTACATGAAACTGTACAGGGTGGGGTCTACACCTACTGGCTCAGGAAAGCCTGA
- a CDS encoding MBL fold metallo-hydrolase has translation MRFAILGSGSQGNGTLVQYQGTHVLVDCGFSLRETERRLARLGVNPEQLSAILVTHEHADHVHGVGLLSRRYNIPVYLSRGTLRALRKPLEPTGFVACGDVLEIGALAINVVGVAHDALEPTQYVFSNGQRRLGVLTDLGSYCGRVMDSYQDLDALVIESNHCRDLLARGHYPQFLKLRVGGAFGHLNNHQAANLVSELGWQNLQHLVLAHLSSKNNLPQLARQCFVDTLGCDPDWLQLADQDSGLDWREIA, from the coding sequence GTGCGCTTCGCCATTCTCGGTAGCGGTAGCCAAGGGAATGGCACGCTGGTCCAATACCAAGGCACCCACGTGCTGGTCGACTGCGGTTTCTCCTTGCGCGAAACCGAGCGTCGGCTCGCGCGGCTGGGGGTCAACCCCGAACAATTGAGCGCCATCCTGGTGACCCACGAACATGCCGACCACGTGCATGGCGTGGGTTTGCTGTCTCGGCGCTACAATATCCCGGTGTACCTCAGCCGCGGCACCCTGCGTGCGCTGCGCAAGCCGCTGGAGCCAACGGGTTTCGTGGCCTGCGGCGACGTACTGGAAATCGGCGCGCTGGCCATCAACGTGGTGGGCGTGGCGCACGATGCGCTGGAACCGACCCAGTACGTGTTCAGCAACGGCCAGCGGCGCCTGGGCGTGCTGACCGACCTGGGGTCGTATTGCGGGCGTGTCATGGACAGTTATCAGGACCTCGACGCCTTGGTGATCGAGTCCAACCATTGCCGCGACCTGCTCGCCAGGGGGCATTACCCCCAGTTTCTCAAGTTGCGGGTGGGCGGCGCCTTTGGGCATTTGAACAACCACCAGGCGGCAAACCTGGTGTCGGAGCTGGGCTGGCAAAACCTGCAACACCTGGTGCTGGCCCACCTCAGCAGCAAGAACAACCTGCCGCAGCTGGCCCGGCAATGTTTCGTCGACACCTTGGGGTGCGACCCGGACTGGCTGCAACTGGCCGATCAAGATTCAGGGCTCGACTGGCGCGAAATCGCCTAG
- a CDS encoding ABC transporter ATP-binding protein — translation MPSAAQPLPTPSGLLRVDDIEVIYDGAILAVAGVSLRVEQGTIVALLGANGAGKSTTLSAISGLLQAERARVSRGSIHFRQAESTRTAPSQLAYQGIAHVLEGRHVFAHLTVEENLRTGGFLRNPSRKQLAADVEQVYTWFPRLKTKRTTLAGLTSGGEQQMLAIGRALMTRPSLVLLDEPSMGLAPIIVDEIFEIIAQLNQREGVSFLVAEQNLNVVLRHAHYGYVLENGRVAHEGPAELLASSDDLHRFYLGA, via the coding sequence ATGCCCAGCGCTGCGCAACCGTTGCCCACCCCCTCTGGCCTGCTACGGGTCGATGACATCGAGGTGATCTACGACGGCGCGATTCTGGCCGTCGCCGGCGTTTCATTGCGGGTTGAACAGGGTACGATTGTCGCACTGTTGGGTGCCAATGGCGCTGGCAAAAGCACGACCCTCAGTGCCATTTCGGGCCTGCTGCAGGCTGAGCGTGCGCGCGTCAGCCGTGGCAGCATTCATTTCCGCCAGGCCGAATCGACCCGCACTGCGCCCAGCCAGTTGGCGTACCAGGGCATAGCTCATGTGCTGGAAGGGCGCCATGTATTCGCCCACCTGACCGTTGAGGAAAACCTGCGTACCGGTGGCTTCCTGCGCAACCCTTCGCGCAAGCAACTGGCCGCGGATGTCGAACAGGTGTACACCTGGTTTCCGCGCCTGAAAACCAAACGCACGACGTTGGCGGGACTGACCTCCGGGGGCGAGCAACAGATGCTTGCGATCGGTCGCGCGCTGATGACCCGGCCGTCGTTGGTGCTGCTTGACGAGCCGTCGATGGGGCTGGCGCCGATTATCGTCGATGAGATTTTCGAGATCATCGCGCAGCTGAACCAGCGCGAAGGGGTGAGCTTTCTGGTGGCTGAGCAGAACCTCAACGTGGTCCTGCGTCATGCCCATTACGGCTACGTGCTGGAAAATGGCCGGGTCGCCCATGAGGGGCCAGCCGAGCTACTGGCGAGCAGCGACGACTTGCATCGTTTCTACCTGGGGGCCTGA
- a CDS encoding acyl-CoA dehydrogenase family protein, giving the protein MTAQAHSLPALSTGTDYAALAARFRPIFQRIAAGALDRELGRQLPHEPIQWLKTAGFGAVRVPVEHGGAGASLPQLLQLLIELAEADSNLPQALRAHFAFVEDRLNAHASSAQDVWFKRFVDGELVGNAWTEVGSVKIGDVITRVSRQGDQWVVNGTKYYSTGSLFSDWIDLFARRDDTGADVIAAVRTRQPGIQQTDDWDGFGQRTTGSGTSTFTNAVVEAENIIDFATRFKYQTAFYQLVLLAVISGSGRAAVRDFVHETQQRKRIFSHGNAPAVSQDPQIQQVIGKASAQVYAAEAATLRAGDASQRAYLARFGADESAEREANIAAELESAQAQVAAIELVLRATSDLFNTLGASGTSTAKQLDRHWRNARTAASHNPVIYKERIVGDWEINGTEPPTVWQIGGGIKQQ; this is encoded by the coding sequence ATGACCGCTCAAGCCCATTCACTGCCCGCTCTTTCCACCGGCACCGACTATGCCGCGCTGGCCGCGCGCTTTCGTCCGATATTCCAGCGCATTGCCGCCGGTGCGCTGGACCGCGAGTTGGGCAGGCAATTGCCCCATGAGCCGATCCAGTGGCTGAAAACCGCCGGCTTCGGCGCCGTACGCGTGCCTGTCGAGCACGGCGGTGCAGGTGCCTCGCTGCCCCAATTGCTGCAGTTGCTGATCGAACTTGCCGAGGCCGACTCCAACCTGCCCCAAGCGTTGCGCGCGCACTTCGCCTTTGTCGAGGACCGCCTCAACGCGCACGCCAGTAGTGCCCAGGATGTCTGGTTCAAACGCTTCGTCGACGGCGAACTGGTGGGCAATGCCTGGACCGAAGTCGGCAGCGTGAAAATCGGCGACGTCATTACCCGCGTCTCGCGCCAGGGTGACCAGTGGGTGGTCAATGGCACCAAGTACTACAGCACCGGTAGCCTGTTTTCCGACTGGATCGACCTCTTCGCCCGCCGCGACGACACGGGCGCCGACGTGATCGCCGCCGTGCGAACCCGCCAGCCCGGCATCCAGCAGACCGACGACTGGGACGGCTTTGGCCAACGCACCACCGGCAGCGGCACTTCGACCTTCACCAATGCGGTGGTCGAGGCAGAAAACATCATCGACTTCGCCACACGCTTCAAGTATCAGACCGCCTTCTACCAACTAGTGTTGCTGGCGGTCATCAGCGGCTCAGGGCGCGCAGCGGTGCGCGACTTCGTTCACGAGACCCAGCAGCGCAAGCGTATTTTCAGCCACGGTAACGCCCCTGCGGTAAGCCAGGACCCACAGATCCAGCAAGTGATCGGCAAAGCCTCGGCCCAGGTGTACGCGGCCGAGGCCGCAACCCTGCGTGCGGGTGACGCCTCCCAGCGCGCCTACCTCGCGCGCTTCGGCGCGGACGAAAGCGCCGAGCGGGAAGCCAATATTGCCGCTGAACTGGAGTCCGCCCAAGCCCAGGTCGCGGCCATCGAGTTGGTGCTGCGCGCCACCAGCGATTTGTTCAACACCCTGGGCGCTTCGGGGACCAGTACCGCCAAGCAACTCGACCGCCATTGGCGCAACGCCCGCACGGCGGCGTCGCACAACCCGGTTATCTACAAGGAACGCATCGTCGGCGACTGGGAAATCAACGGTACTGAGCCGCCAACCGTGTGGCAGATCGGCGGAGGTATCAAACAGCAGTGA
- the purC gene encoding phosphoribosylaminoimidazolesuccinocarboxamide synthase, with amino-acid sequence MEKREELYRGKAKSVYKTDDADRLILLFRNDTSAFDGKRIEQLDRKGMVNNKFNAFIMQKLEEAGIPTQFDKLLGDNECLVKKLDMIPVECVVRNYAAGSLVKRLGVEEGLKLNPYTFELFLKDDAKGDPFINESHVVAFGWGTAEQLAKMKELSLKVNDVLNKLFDDAGLLLVDFKLEFGLFHGEIVLGDEFSPDGCRLWDKDTKKKMDKDRFRQGLGDVIEAYEEVAKRLGVPL; translated from the coding sequence ATGGAAAAACGTGAAGAACTCTACCGTGGCAAAGCCAAGTCGGTTTACAAGACCGACGACGCCGACCGCCTGATCCTGCTGTTTCGCAACGACACCTCGGCGTTCGATGGCAAGCGCATCGAACAGCTGGACCGCAAGGGCATGGTGAACAACAAGTTCAACGCCTTCATCATGCAGAAGCTGGAAGAAGCGGGTATTCCTACCCAGTTCGACAAGCTGCTGGGCGACAACGAGTGCCTGGTCAAGAAGCTGGACATGATCCCGGTCGAGTGCGTGGTGCGCAACTACGCCGCCGGCAGCCTGGTCAAGCGCCTGGGCGTGGAAGAAGGCCTGAAGCTGAACCCGTACACCTTCGAACTGTTCCTGAAAGACGACGCCAAGGGCGACCCGTTCATCAACGAATCCCACGTGGTGGCGTTCGGCTGGGGTACCGCCGAGCAGCTGGCGAAAATGAAAGAGCTGTCGCTGAAGGTCAACGACGTGCTGAACAAGCTCTTCGATGACGCCGGCCTGCTGCTGGTGGACTTCAAACTGGAATTCGGCCTGTTCCACGGTGAGATCGTCCTCGGCGACGAGTTCAGCCCCGACGGCTGCCGCCTGTGGGACAAGGACACCAAGAAAAAGATGGACAAGGACCGCTTCCGCCAGGGTCTGGGCGACGTGATCGAAGCCTACGAAGAAGTCGCCAAGCGCCTGGGCGTGCCGCTCTAA
- a CDS encoding M48 family metalloprotease, with protein MSLLRPTLLTLACLLALPGHADDLPSLGDASSAIVSPQQEHDLGRAWLGMLRSQVDQLSDPQLKDYVETTVYRLAESSQLQDHRLEFILIDSKELNAFAAPGGIVGVNGGLFLNADTEGQYAGVMAHELSHLAQRHFARGVEEQKRMQMPVMAALLAGIVLAATGGGEAGMATIMGSQAAAIQSQRAFSRENEAEADRVGLVTLQKAGYDPRNMPDMFEKLARQYRFDAKPPEFLLTHPVTEARIADTRNRAEQFPHGGVEDSLRYQLIKKRVELFYEDTPGMAAKRFRALLDENPKSDAARYGLAIAQIKGSQFNEARENLKPLLAKAPNEIVYNLAAVDLDMASNHLPDAQARVDRLLGLYPGNFPLNQVRVDLLIKQSRTADAEKALEDLLKSRPNDPDVWNQVADTRGANGNIIGLHQARAEYFALEGDFRQAQQQLDFAKRRAANNFQLASRIDARQKDLAEQERMVKEMMRG; from the coding sequence ATGTCTTTATTGCGCCCTACCCTGCTGACGCTTGCCTGCCTGCTGGCCCTGCCGGGGCATGCCGACGACCTGCCGTCACTTGGCGACGCCAGTTCGGCCATTGTGTCCCCCCAGCAGGAACACGATCTGGGCCGCGCCTGGCTGGGCATGCTGCGCAGCCAGGTCGACCAACTGTCCGACCCGCAGCTCAAGGACTACGTCGAAACCACGGTGTACCGTCTGGCCGAAAGCAGCCAGCTACAGGACCACCGCCTGGAATTCATCCTCATCGACAGCAAGGAGCTCAACGCCTTCGCCGCACCGGGCGGCATTGTCGGCGTCAACGGCGGGCTGTTCCTCAATGCCGACACCGAAGGCCAATACGCCGGCGTGATGGCCCACGAACTCTCCCACTTGGCGCAACGCCACTTCGCCCGCGGTGTGGAAGAGCAGAAACGCATGCAGATGCCGGTCATGGCCGCGTTACTGGCCGGTATCGTCCTGGCAGCCACGGGTGGCGGCGAAGCCGGCATGGCGACCATCATGGGCAGCCAGGCCGCAGCCATTCAGTCCCAGCGCGCCTTTTCCCGCGAGAACGAAGCCGAGGCCGACCGCGTGGGCCTCGTTACCCTGCAAAAGGCCGGGTACGATCCCCGCAACATGCCGGACATGTTCGAAAAACTGGCCCGCCAATACCGCTTCGATGCCAAGCCGCCGGAATTCCTGCTGACCCACCCGGTCACCGAGGCGCGGATCGCCGATACCCGCAACCGTGCCGAGCAATTCCCCCATGGCGGCGTGGAGGACAGCCTGCGCTACCAACTGATCAAGAAGCGCGTGGAACTGTTCTACGAGGACACCCCTGGCATGGCCGCCAAACGCTTCCGCGCCCTGCTGGACGAGAACCCCAAGTCGGATGCGGCCCGCTATGGCCTGGCCATCGCCCAGATAAAGGGCAGCCAGTTCAACGAAGCGCGGGAGAACCTCAAGCCGTTGCTGGCCAAGGCGCCCAATGAAATCGTCTATAACCTGGCCGCAGTAGACCTGGACATGGCCAGCAACCACTTGCCTGACGCCCAGGCGCGAGTAGACCGCCTGCTGGGGCTGTACCCCGGCAACTTTCCGTTGAATCAGGTGCGCGTGGACCTGCTGATCAAGCAGAGCCGTACCGCCGATGCCGAAAAAGCCCTGGAAGACCTGCTCAAGTCGCGCCCCAACGACCCGGACGTGTGGAACCAGGTGGCCGATACCCGTGGCGCCAATGGCAACATCATCGGCCTGCACCAGGCGCGCGCGGAATACTTCGCCCTGGAAGGCGACTTCCGCCAGGCCCAGCAGCAATTGGACTTCGCCAAGCGCCGGGCGGCGAACAACTTCCAGCTGGCTTCACGTATCGATGCCCGGCAGAAAGACCTGGCGGAACAGGAGCGCATGGTCAAGGAAATGATGCGCGGCTAG
- the dapA gene encoding 4-hydroxy-tetrahydrodipicolinate synthase, giving the protein MIAGSMVALVTPMDAEGRLDWDSLSKLVDFHLKEGTDAIVAVGTTGESATLDYKEHIDVIHRVVEQVAGRIPVIAGTGANSTREAVELTRNAKEAGADACLLVTPYYNKPTQEGLYQHFKHVAEAVDIPQILYNVPGRTACDMKAETVIRLSTVPNIIGIKEATGDLQRAKDILAGVSSDFLLLSGDDPTAVELILLGGKGNISVTANVAPRAMHELCAAALRGEAAEARAINEQLMPLHKNLFLEANPIPVKWALHEMGLMPEGIRLPLTWLSAPYHETLRQALRQTGVLV; this is encoded by the coding sequence ATGATTGCGGGCAGTATGGTGGCACTGGTCACACCCATGGACGCAGAAGGTCGTCTCGACTGGGACAGCCTCAGCAAACTCGTGGACTTCCACCTGAAGGAAGGCACTGACGCCATCGTCGCCGTGGGCACCACCGGCGAGTCCGCGACCCTGGACTACAAGGAACACATCGATGTGATCCATCGTGTGGTCGAGCAGGTCGCCGGGCGCATTCCGGTCATCGCCGGTACCGGTGCCAACTCCACCCGCGAGGCAGTCGAACTGACCCGCAACGCCAAGGAAGCCGGCGCCGATGCCTGCCTGCTGGTAACCCCGTACTACAACAAGCCGACCCAGGAAGGGCTGTACCAGCACTTCAAGCACGTCGCCGAAGCCGTGGACATCCCGCAGATCCTCTACAACGTGCCAGGCCGCACCGCCTGCGACATGAAGGCCGAGACCGTGATCCGCCTGTCCACCGTGCCGAACATCATCGGCATCAAGGAAGCCACCGGCGACCTGCAGCGCGCCAAGGACATCCTGGCCGGCGTCTCCAGCGACTTCCTGCTGCTGTCCGGTGATGACCCGACTGCCGTCGAACTGATTCTGCTGGGTGGCAAGGGCAACATTTCGGTCACCGCCAACGTCGCGCCGCGCGCCATGCACGAGCTGTGCGCCGCTGCCCTGCGTGGCGAGGCTGCCGAAGCCCGCGCCATCAACGAACAACTCATGCCGTTGCACAAGAACCTGTTCCTGGAAGCCAACCCGATTCCCGTGAAATGGGCATTGCACGAAATGGGCCTGATGCCTGAAGGCATTCGCCTGCCGCTCACCTGGTTGAGCGCCCCTTATCACGAAACGCTGCGTCAGGCCCTGCGCCAGACCGGCGTCCTGGTCTAA